From the Robbsia betulipollinis genome, the window CTGGAAGGGATGGCGAGCCTGGTGGATGCGCGGCTGACGCTGCGCGACGGACGGATCGTGAATTGACTCACGCTTCGGACCGGTTGGCGAACTGGAGTTCCGCCACTTTTCCGGCGTGGATGGTCATGCTGACCACCGTGGCGACGGCGGTCGCCGCGACCAGAAACAGAAACGCGGCGTCGTAGCTTTTGTAATGGGAGACCAGGCCGCCGATCACCAGCGGTGCCACGAAGCCGGCCATCTGACCGCCGAAATTGATCATCCCGGTTCCGGTGCCGATCAGACGTTTTCCCAAAACCTTGGCCGGCAAGGCAAAAGCCGTGGCGAACACGAACGATTTGAAGAAGTACACGATCGACTGGAACGCGATGACGCCGGCAATGGTTTGCGCGTGGTACATCAGGTAAAGAAAAATGCCGGTCAACATGCAGCCGCCCATCATCAGGTATTTCTCGCGCCCGTCGAAACAGCGCGTCATCAACCATCCGCCGCTGGCCGTCGCGATACTCGCCGTGATGAAAGGCAGCGGAACCAGCAAGCCGACGGTCTTCAGGTTCAGGCCGCGGGCGGTGAGAAGATAGGTGGGCATCCATGCATCCAGGCCCTTGTTGACAAGACTCAGGCCGAACCAGACGATCAGTATCTTCCACAACAGCGGCATCCGGAGCAGCGCTTTTTTGTCGACCTTGAGGTCCAGGCGATCCGTCGTGGCGATGGCCTGGCTCGCATCGTCCGCGGTTCGTCTCACGGTCAGCAGATAGACGATGGCGAACAGGATGCCGGCGACACCCATCAGGAAAAACGCCTGGCGCCATCCGGCATAGATGATCAACGGCGCGATGATCAGCGGCGCCAAAAAACTTCCGACGTAGTTCGACGACATCATGAACCCCGTCATCTTCGGACGCTCGGCGCGTGGATAGGCTTCCGCGATGCCTTTCAACGTAGCGGGCGGATAACCGCCCTCGCCGAACCCGAAAACGAAGCGGATGACCAGCAGCGAGGTCAGCGACCAGGCGAAACCGGTGAGAATCGTGAAGAACGACCACAGGATGATGGCCGTCGAGACCACCACCTTGCTGCCGAAACGATCGGCCAGCCAGCCGCCGGGAATCTGCATCAACGCATAACTGAGATAAAACGAACTCAGGACCACGCCCAGTTGTGCGGGACCGAGATGAAAGTCCTTACCGATATGCACCAACGCCAGCGCAATGGCCGAGCGATCGATATAGGAAATCATGTACCCGACATAAAGGAGTGCGAACATCCACACGGGTTTTGCCGTCAGCGTGCTGATCCTGTTCATTTTTCCCATCCGTCCTTCGATTGAGCGGCGCTGCCCCCGATGCCGAACGCGTCGACGCGGTCAGCCGTTACGGAACAGGAAGCTGTACCCGTTCAATGCGGGAACGCCGCCCAGATGGGCATACAGCACTTTCGATCCCTCCGGAAACTCCCCGTTGCGGACCATCTGGATCATGCCGTCCATCGATTTCCCCTCGTACACCGGGTCCGTCAACATCCCTTCCAGCGTGGCGCACAGGCGAATGGCCTCCATCGTGCCGTCGTTGGGGAGGCCGTATTCCGGGCCACCGAAGCGCGTATCGAGAATGACGTCTTCGGCCGTGATCTCCTGACCCAATTCGACCAGTTTCGCCGTGTTTCTCGCGATGCGGAGCACTTGTTCGTGGGTTCTTTCCGGCTTTGCCGACGCGTCGATGCCGATCACGCGCCGGGCCCTGCCATCCTCCGCGAAGCCCACCACCATGCCGGCCTGCGTGCTGCCGGTCACGGCGCACACCACGATGTAATCGAATCTGAAGCCGAGGTCGGCTTCCTGCTGTCGGACTTCCTCGGCAAACGCGACGAACCCCAGGCCGCCCAGTGGATGCTCGGAGCAACCGGCGGGAATGGGGAAGGGCTTGCCGCCCGCCTCACGCACGCTCTGCATCGCGTCTTCCCAGCTCTTGCGAATCCCGATGTCGAAGCCATCCGCGACCATGCGCACATCGGCGCCCATGATGCGCGACATCTGGATATTGCCGACGCGATCGTAGACGGCGTCGGAATAATTCACCCAGTTCTCCTGGACCAAAACGCACTTCATGCCAAGGTGCGCCGCCACCGCCGCCACCTGGCGGGTCTGATTCGATTGAATGCCGCCGATCGACACCAGCGTGTCGCATCCCTGTGCAATCGCCTCCGGAATCAGGTATTCAAGCTTGCGCGTCTTGTTGCCGCCGAATGCGAGGCCACTGTTGCAGTCTTCGCGCTTCGCATACAGGTCGACCTTGCCGCCGAGATGCGCGCTCAGGCGCTTCAAAGGGTGGATGGGCGTCGGACCGAAGGTGAGCGGATAGCGGGGAAAGCGTTTCAGGTCCATGGTGGGGTTCCTCGGTAGATGGGGCAGGGCGGCCAACGCGTCGGCAAGGTAATCGATTACCCCCGAACCGTTGCAGTACACCGAGAAATCGTACAGAATTTGCAAGAAATTTTGCTTGCGAAAATAATGAGTAAAGCGCGTTTTTCCCTGAAAAACGGGATTTTTGTCGCAGAAAAATTGTGAAAAAAGGTGGATAAACACAATGAAAAAAGCACCCCTGTCCCCGGATGAAACGCCGGCAAGCAGACAGACGGACCGCATCGATCGTCAGATCCTGAAGCAGCTGCAAAGCGACGCGTCGATTTCCAACGTCGCGCTCGCGGCCAGGGTCAACCTGAGTGCCGCCGCATGCCTGCGCCGGGTCGAGCGATTGAAGGAGACCGGTCTCATCCGGGCGACGGTCGCGATCCTCGATCCCAAAAAACTGGGTGCCGGCATGCTGGTGCTGATCGGTGTCGTGCTCGACCGTTCCACGCCGGAATCCTTCATGTCGTTCGAGAAGGCCGCACGCAAGGTGCAGGGATGCATGGAATGTCATGTGGTGACGGGCGAGTTCGACTATTTCATGCTGGTGCGAACGCGCGACAGCGAGAGCTTCAACAAGCTGCATGCGGACCAGTTGCTCTATCTGCCCGGCGTGCGTCAGATACGAACGTTCATGGTCCTGCGCGAGATTTTGTCGACGACGGCGCTGCCGCTGTAGGAGGCGAGCGGACGTTGTACGCCGCGACGTGCGGTGCATTCCGCTCGGTTGCCGTGCGGCGCGTGGCGCGCCGGAATTTGGTATCGTGCTTCCTTCTATCGAGAAACGGGAACACGGGATGGATGACATGCCCAGGATCACGCTGGCAGGCGGCGAGCGGGCCGGACCCACCCTGGTATGCCTGCCAGGGGCGATGTGCTCGCCGCACGTGTTCGCCGGGATGGCACGGCTCAGCGGATTCCCGGCCCTGGCGCTTGCCTGGCTGGAAGACGACGGGCCGCACGATCTCGTATCGATCGCCGCCCGCGTGTCCCGCGCCATTACGGATCTGCCGTCGGTGATCCTGGTGGGCCATTCGATGGGCACCCCGATCGCCATGCTCACGGCGCTCCAAGAGGCGGAATCGGGCGGATCGCGCATCCACGGTCTGGTGCTGTCCAACAGCGGCGCGAACACCCGTGGGCACGGCGACATCGCGGCGCTGATCGACCGCATCCGCCACGACTGGAACGCGTCTTTCTGGGACGCGTTCATCGCACGCTGCTTTCATACGCCGCCGTCCCAGCCGCTGCTGGAGCAGGCGCGGCGCTATCCCGGCCGATTGCGGCAGCAGGCGGTGATCGATGTCCTGTCGAGCCAGCAGGAAATGGACTTCCTGCCTCTTCTCGCGCGCCTCTCCGGCACCCCCGTCGCCGTCATCCATGGCCGGCACGACCCGGCACGCACCATCGGGCACGCGCGCGAATTGGCCGATGGCATTGCCGGCGCGCAGCTGCATGTATTCGATACGGGACACACGTCCTGCGCGGAGGATCCCGGGCGATTCGCCGAGGTGCTGCGTGAGACGTTTGGTTGACTGGCCGCGTGGCAAACAGCCATCGCGCGCGAGGCGAGCACGAGTTTAACGACTGCACAGGGTGGGCGGCCGCCATGTGATCTGGCCCGGTATTCACGTACAGCAGGACTACGCTGCTACCTCCAGCGCTTCGACCGTACTGGGTGCTTTATATTTGAGCGCCGAATGTAATCGTATGCGATTGTAGAACCCTTCGATCCACGCCACAATGTCCAGCCGGGCGTCGTCGCGATTCTCGTGATTTTGCTGATATACGCATTCAACCTTCAGCGATTTGAAGACGCTTTCCATTGCACTGTTGTCCCAGCAGTTTGCCCGCCGACTCATCGATTGTTTCATCTGGAAGTCGGCCAGCAGTTGCCGATCCGCTCGACTTGCATATTGTGCGGATTCGCTTTCCAACCATCGAAGCGACGATCCAGTAAATTCGGCGCAATCGGTTTTGTATGATCCGAATCGGTCCTCACGCGGTACGCTCGCTTGTGGACCGGCAGCAAGCACTGGCGGCGCGGGCTTTGCCGGATGCGCTCGTGGCCCGCGCGCGTGCCATCGGCCTCCAAATGCTGCGGGATACGACGCCGACCATACGAGCGGCGGCTGCCGACGTGTATCCGGGCGACTTGCGCATCCAAAAGTGTGTTCTCGCAGGTGCGTTTGCTGGGTGCCCGCACTCGCCATTGGCGGTAACCGGAGCGCGATACACCAAGTTGTCGGCACATCCGGCTGGCGCTAAAAATGTCGCTGTGTCGCGCCATCCAGGTATATTTCACCGCGACTCCTTCGCGAAATATATCGCCGCTTTTTTACGATTTCAAGGTCAAGTTTGGCGTTCGCCAGCTCCCGTCGCAGGCGCGATACCTCAGCTTCGAGTTCTGTTATCGTCATCGCCGCCATCTTGTCCTTGGGTGTGCCTTCCGCCGCCGAGACTGCCTCGCCTCGGCGAGTTCGCCGCACCCGATTACCCACACTGGATTGAGGAATGCCCAGACGTTTGGCCGCTTCGTTTACGCCTACGGACTCTGCAAGGCGCACCGCTTCGACCCTGAACTCGTGCGCATGGCTTCGATTGGAAGCGCCATTTCGTTTATCCATTTCGCTTCTCCGTTCATCAGAAAATACCAAAAGTCTGATGTACGTGGGAACCGGGCCAGATCCGCATCGCGTGGCTCTGGCTGGCCGCCGCGCTCATCTGTTCGCGATTCGTAGATAACCTTCGTTAGGGACTTGATGGCCCTCGCCCAAGACAACCGTTTAATTCAATTAAACGAATGAATTTTTGCCAAATATGAAGCGTGGCGTTTCTCATGAAAATAAACAATGAAATTATTTTCTTTCCTTTTTTCCGGGAAAAGTCGAAACTTCAGAACATACGAAATATTTCGAAATGTTTTCCAGCGCGCCGGCTCTCTGGACTCGGGGAGGCCTCGTCGTCGCTTTTCAATGCTCATGAAAATGTAAAAGAGACAAGATGTTCTCGTAACTCGGACATCCATTTTCTATGGGATCTCGCCCATGACGTCGAGATGGAAACACTCAAATCCCGGAATGTGCTACCGAGCGAATGTCTGTTTTTATGGTTATGCCCAGCGGAATAAATCCTTTTTATCCAGCATGAATCTTCCATGACGGCTGTCACGGCAAATAAATCGCGATGAACAGAGAGTTCCCGTTTTGCAAGAAAAACATCGTGCGGCTTGTCTACGGCGCGTGCATGACGATGAACCTGACAGGTGCGTACGCGGCCTGCACCTCGAGCCCAAGCGCCAACTATGCAGGAACCTGCGTGGTAGCCTCCGGCGCCACCTTCACGGTACCTAGCGGCATCACCGTGTCAGCGACGGCAAGTAACGCGTCGTCGATCCTGCTGAATTCGGGTGTCACCGCGGTGAGCATCAGCAACGCCGGCACGCTTAGCTCTTCGCGGAGCAACGGCGTGTTGGTGAGCGGCGTACTCAGCGGCGCGCTTTCGAACTCCGGCACGATCACGGCGGCGACCAACGGGATCGAGGTCACCGGGAGCGGGGCACGCGTCACGGGTGGAATCGCCAACACCGGTGGCATCACGGTCACGGCCTCGTCGGGCGGTAACTTCGCCGCGGGAATTCAAGTGGCGTCAGGTTCGATCGTGGCCGGAGGGGTCAACAATACCGGCACGATCGCCAGCACGGGAGGCGGGCCGAGCACCGGCATTACGATCACCAACTCTGTGCTCAATGGCAGTCTCGTGAACGCGGCGGGTGGGACGATCACCGCGCAATACGATCTTGACGTGACAAATGGCAGCACCATCAACGGAAACATCGTCAACGCAGGTCTGCTCAAAGGTGATCTTACCACTGGCATCGGCATCTATATCAGCACTGTCAATGGCACGGTGGAGAACACTGGCACGATCAATTCGCGGGATGGCATCGTTGTCAACAACAGCACGCTCACCGGATCGATCGTCAACTCCGGGACCATATCGTACGACAGCGATTTCACCAACATTAATTTATCGGCGGTGACCGTCGGCAGCATTCTCAACACCGGCACGTTATTCGGCATAAATGATGTGTACAACATTTATGCCGCCAGCTCGCATATTGACACCATCGTCAATGCCGGCTCCATTACGGGAGGGAGTGGCTCGGCCGGCATCGATATCGACAGTGGATCGACGATCGGCTCGATTGCCAATACCAGCACGGGCATGGTGAACACGTCCAACGGCATCTATGTCGGCGATAGCACGGTCACCGGCAACATCACGAACGCCGGGATCATCGCAGGCACGGGCGGCAGCGGTATCCAAGTATCTGGCTCCACGTTGTACGGTTTGGTCAACACCGGATCGATTTCCAATGCGAACGGTATCATGCTCGACAGCACTGCGATCGGTGGCGATGTGGTCAACCAAGGCAGCATAACGGGGTCTGCAGAGGGCCTGCTGTTCGACAGCGGCACCACCGTCGCTGGCAGTCTTGCGAACAGCGGCACGATCGTCGGCATGGGCACCGCGGGCATCGCGATCCAGAATGCGACGCTGGCTGGCGAGTTGAGCAATAGCGGCAGCATCACGGGGCAGACGGCGATACTCATCGGCGGTAGCGGAGGCACCACGTCGGTAGGCACGCTAAACAATGCCGCCTCCGGCACGATCGCCGGCACCACCGCGGGCATCCAGGTCAACGAGGCGACGCTGGGCAGTGTCGACAACGCGGGCACGATCTCCGGCGCGCAATACGGTATCCATGTGCAGGACAATGCGGTCACCGGCCCGATCACGAACGGGGCGAGCGGTGTCATCTCGAGCGCCAACGGCTACGGACTCGACGTAACGGACAGTACGGTCAACGGCAGCATCAAGAACGCAGGTGCGATCACGGGTGGCTACGCGGGCGTAGCCGTGGATGCCTCGAAAGTCAACGGCGACATCGTCAATACCGGTGTTATCGCCGGTGGGACGACAGGATTGGCGCTTACGCATTCGACATTGGGTGGCAGGATCGACAATAGCGGCACCATCAGCGGCAACACCGCCATCGACCTATCCAACGCGGGAAGCGTGATCACCGTCGATAATACGGGCGTGTTGAGCGGCTCGGTATCCCTGGGAAATGGAACCTTGAATCTGAACGGCAGCAGCGCGCAGGTTACGGGCGCGGTCGATGGGACGGACGGGTCCGTCGTCAATGTGAACGGCAATTTCACTACTTCGAGTACCTTCGACGTCGGCACGTATGACATCGCCTCGGGCGCAATCCTCGTCGATCTCAACGACATCACCGCCACGCGCGGGGTGAACAATGCGGGCACGCTGGTGGTGAACGCCGCCCATCCAGTCACCATCACGGGCGACTACACGCAGGCCGCGACGGGCGTCTATGCGATTCAAGCCAATAGCCCGATCCTGTACAGCACGCTGACGGTCACGGGAACGGCTACCTTTGCGCCCAATGCGGCCATCAGCGTCAACATCGCCCAGGCAGCGTCGCTGGCGTTGGGCAGCGTGCTTACCGGGGTGGTCAAGGCAGGCACGCTGGACGCGTCGACGTTCAACGTTAGCGACAACAGCATCCTGTTCAATTTCCAGGGCGTGGTCGATGGTGGTAATGTCGACCTGAAAGTGGTTCTGGCGCAAACGGTCTACCAGCAAACCTTCGCGAACCAGAATTTCGCCGGCAGCGGCGCGGCCCACACGTTCGATTATCTCATCGCGAATGGCGCAGCGGGTGAAATGGGCGGTGCCATCACGGCATTGGGCAAGCTCTCGACAAGCCAGCAGGTGTCGGCAGCGGTCAAGCAAACCCTGCCGGCCCTGGACGGTACCGTCGCTCAAAGCGTGACCACCACGCTGAATCAGGTCAGCCGCGTGGTGCAAGCGCGTCAGGAAGAAGCCCCTGGCCTTTTGGCAGGCGATAGCTACCTCTCCGATAAGCATATGTGGGTAAGGCCATTCGGTTCATGGGCGAAGCAAAACGCGGATAACGGCGCATCTGGCTTCACGTCGAATACGTCCGGCATTGTGATGGGCGCCGATGCCGACGTTTCGCCCCATGACCGGATCGGTGCGGCTTTCGCCTACGCCCACGTTCACGCATCGGCCGATGACAGCGATGCTCCGCAGAGCGCGGCGACCGACACCTACCAGGGCATTCTGTATGGCAGCCACAGCCTGGACGCCGTGACCGATATCCATTGGCAGGCCAACGGCGGCTACAACTCCACAGACGCCCGACGCACCATCACGTTCACCGGTACGAACCAGACGGCCACGAGCAGCTTCGGGGGCTGGAACGCCCATGCAGGCGTGGGCCTGGGAAGACTCTTCGCGATGAGTTCCGCGGTATCCTTCATGCCTTCGGCACGCATTGATTACACCACGGTCAAAAACAGCAGCTACGAGGAAAGTGGCGCGGGCGCATTGAGCTTGAATGTGAACAGCCAGCGGGCACAGGAACTGGTCTTCGGCGCCGATGCGAAAGTCTCGTACGCGTCTACCGATACGTTTTCGGTAACCGCGACCGCGGGCATCGGGTACGACGCATTGGCGAAAAATGCGCTGATCGTGTCGTCTTTCTCGGGCGGCGGTCCGGCCTTCTCGACCGAGGGCGTGAGTCCTTCGCATATGCTGGGTCGGGGCGGCGCGGGCTTTACCTATCACACCAAAGCGGGCTGGGAGGTGACGGGACGGTATGATGCCGAGGTGCGCAGCAAATACACGAACCAAACCGTCTCGCTCAAGCTGCGCAAGTTCTTCTAGGGGGGATGGGCTTTGTTGCACAAATAATCTGAGCCCGTAATCTAAATCCGATACACGCGCTTGTGATTCCATGCGAATCCCGTCACGTTACGCAAATACAGATAGCGCAGCCCGAAGCCCCAATTCCGGTTGTTATCGGTCAAACGCAGCAACCAATCAGCGATCTGCTCGTTCTCGTCGTCGCGTCGCCGTTCGTACCGGTAACATGTCTGGCTCACGCCAAGCGCCTCGCAGGCAAGCCGAATCGACACCCCTCGGCGTGCCAATGCGTCACGGGCCGTCTCGCGGCAAGTAGATGGCCTCAGTCTTTTTTGGACAGCGCTTCGGCGATGATCTCTGCCTTGATCTTCTCTTCCACAGACATCTTGCGAAGCCGCGTGTTTTCGGCCTCCAGCTCCTTCATCCGAGCCATCAGCGAGACGTGCATTCCACCCTATTTGCCGCGCCAGTTATAGACGGTCGTCGTGCTGATGCCCAACTCTCTGCATATCTCCGGCACCGCCAAGCCCGATTCCGCTCGCTTGAGCGATCCATGATCTGGCTGTCCGTGAATTTCGACTTCTTCATCCCGTAGAACGCCCTTTGCTGGAATATTCTACTTTCACACCCGCTTACGGCGTGAGGGGATTGCGCGCGCACTGAGCCCTGAAACGGCGCATGCGCGAGTCTGTCGCGCCCCGGCCTCAATGTCTAAACGTTCACGTTCAATTCGCCGGCGACCGCCTCAAGCGTTCGGCCGCCACGCTGCAGGGCTTTCGAGATTGGCTGCTCCTTGAACTCGACAGAATACGTCGGTTTCGTCTTCAATTCACACCTCTGAGTTTTCTTCGTAAAAATTCAGAGGCGACAACCACTTCGACACTGGGGG encodes:
- a CDS encoding Lrp/AsnC family transcriptional regulator; translation: MKKAPLSPDETPASRQTDRIDRQILKQLQSDASISNVALAARVNLSAAACLRRVERLKETGLIRATVAILDPKKLGAGMLVLIGVVLDRSTPESFMSFEKAARKVQGCMECHVVTGEFDYFMLVRTRDSESFNKLHADQLLYLPGVRQIRTFMVLREILSTTALPL
- a CDS encoding MFS transporter, giving the protein MNRISTLTAKPVWMFALLYVGYMISYIDRSAIALALVHIGKDFHLGPAQLGVVLSSFYLSYALMQIPGGWLADRFGSKVVVSTAIILWSFFTILTGFAWSLTSLLVIRFVFGFGEGGYPPATLKGIAEAYPRAERPKMTGFMMSSNYVGSFLAPLIIAPLIIYAGWRQAFFLMGVAGILFAIVYLLTVRRTADDASQAIATTDRLDLKVDKKALLRMPLLWKILIVWFGLSLVNKGLDAWMPTYLLTARGLNLKTVGLLVPLPFITASIATASGGWLMTRCFDGREKYLMMGGCMLTGIFLYLMYHAQTIAGVIAFQSIVYFFKSFVFATAFALPAKVLGKRLIGTGTGMINFGGQMAGFVAPLVIGGLVSHYKSYDAAFLFLVAATAVATVVSMTIHAGKVAELQFANRSEA
- a CDS encoding alpha/beta fold hydrolase; protein product: MDDMPRITLAGGERAGPTLVCLPGAMCSPHVFAGMARLSGFPALALAWLEDDGPHDLVSIAARVSRAITDLPSVILVGHSMGTPIAMLTALQEAESGGSRIHGLVLSNSGANTRGHGDIAALIDRIRHDWNASFWDAFIARCFHTPPSQPLLEQARRYPGRLRQQAVIDVLSSQQEMDFLPLLARLSGTPVAVIHGRHDPARTIGHARELADGIAGAQLHVFDTGHTSCAEDPGRFAEVLRETFG
- a CDS encoding autotransporter domain-containing protein; protein product: MNREFPFCKKNIVRLVYGACMTMNLTGAYAACTSSPSANYAGTCVVASGATFTVPSGITVSATASNASSILLNSGVTAVSISNAGTLSSSRSNGVLVSGVLSGALSNSGTITAATNGIEVTGSGARVTGGIANTGGITVTASSGGNFAAGIQVASGSIVAGGVNNTGTIASTGGGPSTGITITNSVLNGSLVNAAGGTITAQYDLDVTNGSTINGNIVNAGLLKGDLTTGIGIYISTVNGTVENTGTINSRDGIVVNNSTLTGSIVNSGTISYDSDFTNINLSAVTVGSILNTGTLFGINDVYNIYAASSHIDTIVNAGSITGGSGSAGIDIDSGSTIGSIANTSTGMVNTSNGIYVGDSTVTGNITNAGIIAGTGGSGIQVSGSTLYGLVNTGSISNANGIMLDSTAIGGDVVNQGSITGSAEGLLFDSGTTVAGSLANSGTIVGMGTAGIAIQNATLAGELSNSGSITGQTAILIGGSGGTTSVGTLNNAASGTIAGTTAGIQVNEATLGSVDNAGTISGAQYGIHVQDNAVTGPITNGASGVISSANGYGLDVTDSTVNGSIKNAGAITGGYAGVAVDASKVNGDIVNTGVIAGGTTGLALTHSTLGGRIDNSGTISGNTAIDLSNAGSVITVDNTGVLSGSVSLGNGTLNLNGSSAQVTGAVDGTDGSVVNVNGNFTTSSTFDVGTYDIASGAILVDLNDITATRGVNNAGTLVVNAAHPVTITGDYTQAATGVYAIQANSPILYSTLTVTGTATFAPNAAISVNIAQAASLALGSVLTGVVKAGTLDASTFNVSDNSILFNFQGVVDGGNVDLKVVLAQTVYQQTFANQNFAGSGAAHTFDYLIANGAAGEMGGAITALGKLSTSQQVSAAVKQTLPALDGTVAQSVTTTLNQVSRVVQARQEEAPGLLAGDSYLSDKHMWVRPFGSWAKQNADNGASGFTSNTSGIVMGADADVSPHDRIGAAFAYAHVHASADDSDAPQSAATDTYQGILYGSHSLDAVTDIHWQANGGYNSTDARRTITFTGTNQTATSSFGGWNAHAGVGLGRLFAMSSAVSFMPSARIDYTTVKNSSYEESGAGALSLNVNSQRAQELVFGADAKVSYASTDTFSVTATAGIGYDALAKNALIVSSFSGGGPAFSTEGVSPSHMLGRGGAGFTYHTKAGWEVTGRYDAEVRSKYTNQTVSLKLRKFF
- a CDS encoding 1-aminocyclopropane-1-carboxylate deaminase, coding for MDLKRFPRYPLTFGPTPIHPLKRLSAHLGGKVDLYAKREDCNSGLAFGGNKTRKLEYLIPEAIAQGCDTLVSIGGIQSNQTRQVAAVAAHLGMKCVLVQENWVNYSDAVYDRVGNIQMSRIMGADVRMVADGFDIGIRKSWEDAMQSVREAGGKPFPIPAGCSEHPLGGLGFVAFAEEVRQQEADLGFRFDYIVVCAVTGSTQAGMVVGFAEDGRARRVIGIDASAKPERTHEQVLRIARNTAKLVELGQEITAEDVILDTRFGGPEYGLPNDGTMEAIRLCATLEGMLTDPVYEGKSMDGMIQMVRNGEFPEGSKVLYAHLGGVPALNGYSFLFRNG